One Dialister invisus DSM 15470 genomic region harbors:
- a CDS encoding DUF445 family protein produces MKRYKTADRIFLASAILFVIAVGVHCFCENPLAGLFYFLAQSCLIGCFADWFAVEALFRNRLHLPLFKPLIPANREAVLRRLQETVEGKLVGKETFTDLLKNFSLIQFIEKEAEGSVKDIEIDLARSGGELLLGFMEDHKKDLSCWIRQGVDNAKGNLAAYLRKKALEGNYVEQLLDKLLEEAQRAVKSNQMKQMITDKLEKLGENRERGFLERLVYSFAKFTNTVDYEDMAEAFLAALSERIELWRVDIHPFHKTLLKEWNAAVEAFLKTEEAEKALAHFAEELYQSVSVEEKADALYNSLYEKWAAGDQFEKCFVPKLRTMLHNALRSVAENKELRAGIDESARALGGNILEKEYPHISSVTADILKKFKDSDLNEFIEAKVHKELEGIRINGAVVGLAAGAALYGLIEYLYLPFISLLFSL; encoded by the coding sequence ATGAAAAGATATAAAACGGCGGACCGCATCTTCCTGGCATCAGCCATTCTTTTCGTAATCGCCGTAGGAGTTCACTGTTTCTGTGAAAATCCTTTGGCAGGCCTTTTTTACTTCCTTGCCCAGTCCTGTCTCATCGGCTGTTTTGCCGACTGGTTTGCCGTAGAAGCCCTTTTCCGGAACAGACTTCATCTTCCTCTTTTTAAACCGCTTATTCCTGCTAACAGGGAAGCCGTTCTCCGGCGGCTTCAGGAAACGGTGGAAGGAAAACTGGTGGGGAAAGAAACTTTTACTGACTTGCTGAAAAATTTTTCCCTCATTCAATTCATTGAAAAAGAAGCAGAAGGCTCTGTGAAAGACATCGAAATCGACCTTGCCCGGAGCGGCGGCGAACTTCTTCTGGGATTCATGGAAGACCATAAGAAAGACTTGTCCTGCTGGATCAGGCAAGGCGTGGACAACGCAAAAGGCAACCTTGCTGCTTATCTCAGAAAAAAAGCGCTGGAAGGAAACTATGTGGAGCAGCTTCTGGATAAGCTCCTTGAAGAAGCACAGCGTGCCGTCAAATCGAACCAAATGAAGCAGATGATCACAGACAAACTGGAAAAATTGGGAGAAAATCGGGAGCGCGGATTTTTGGAAAGGCTCGTTTATAGCTTTGCAAAGTTTACAAATACCGTAGACTATGAAGACATGGCGGAAGCTTTCCTTGCGGCGCTGTCAGAACGAATCGAACTGTGGCGCGTGGATATCCACCCTTTTCACAAAACACTCCTGAAAGAATGGAATGCTGCTGTAGAAGCCTTCCTGAAAACAGAAGAAGCGGAAAAAGCCCTTGCCCATTTTGCGGAAGAACTCTATCAATCTGTTTCTGTGGAAGAAAAAGCAGATGCCCTATACAACAGTCTTTATGAAAAATGGGCGGCAGGAGATCAATTTGAAAAATGTTTCGTCCCGAAATTGCGAACTATGCTCCACAATGCTCTCCGAAGCGTGGCGGAAAACAAAGAACTCCGTGCCGGCATTGATGAGAGCGCCAGAGCTTTGGGAGGAAATATTTTGGAAAAAGAATATCCCCATATTTCTTCCGTCACCGCAGATATCCTGAAGAAATTCAAAGATAGCGACCTGAATGAATTTATTGAAGCGAAAGTCCACAAGGAACTGGAAGGCATCCGAATCAACGGGGCTGTTGTGGGACTCGCTGCCGGTGCTGCACTCTACGGATTGATTGAGTATCTTTACTTGCCTTTTATTTCCTTACTTTTTTCGTTATAA
- a CDS encoding DUF445 family protein encodes MDRKKKADGLLAGTVLICLLAAPFKETGLLGGGLFHMAFAASVGGIADLFAVSSLFGKPLGISCRTDIIARRRDQIVDMARDMVGKELFTEELLEDFLEKNLSCELILAQIEKQEELLLPLLESACRCGILAVDKGKLWNLLLREGKSAIQKENWADRIAFALYTLKNYEGKQVLAQVLAKEAKGFLQNRFTQTEVRRLYQSAWAKYRDRGWFRGLLESFVEREETENIRLIQEQVWNLADSIVDPGSEVRCALGKSYDSFLKRLTEDKKLQEEINTWVSANLASLLENRKDFFENLWDSHQENAEKFLAGKILDLVKNELGNPEKKERNDKFLLKQCRRHVGWLHEKIAGGVTKALSPYDGRKMASMAKNSVENEVQAIRINGTIIGGMAGLLFYLAVWAGGIF; translated from the coding sequence ATGGACAGAAAAAAGAAAGCTGACGGACTTTTGGCGGGTACTGTATTAATCTGCCTGCTTGCGGCGCCATTTAAAGAAACCGGCTTGCTTGGCGGCGGACTTTTCCATATGGCCTTTGCTGCTTCCGTAGGAGGAATTGCCGACCTTTTTGCCGTATCTTCCCTTTTCGGAAAACCGCTGGGGATTTCCTGCCGCACTGACATCATTGCCAGACGGCGGGACCAAATCGTGGACATGGCGCGGGACATGGTAGGGAAAGAACTGTTTACAGAAGAACTGCTGGAAGATTTTTTGGAAAAGAATTTAAGCTGTGAGCTTATTCTTGCCCAAATTGAAAAACAGGAAGAACTTCTCCTGCCTTTACTGGAATCTGCCTGCCGCTGTGGCATTCTTGCCGTGGATAAAGGCAAGCTCTGGAATCTGCTTCTTCGGGAAGGGAAAAGTGCTATTCAAAAAGAAAATTGGGCAGACCGTATCGCTTTTGCTCTTTACACATTGAAAAACTATGAAGGAAAACAGGTACTTGCCCAAGTACTTGCGAAAGAAGCGAAAGGATTCCTTCAGAACCGCTTTACCCAGACAGAAGTAAGACGGCTCTATCAAAGCGCCTGGGCGAAGTACAGGGACAGGGGGTGGTTCCGCGGTTTGCTGGAGAGCTTTGTTGAAAGAGAAGAAACGGAAAATATCCGCCTTATTCAGGAGCAGGTGTGGAATCTGGCGGATTCCATCGTTGATCCCGGAAGCGAAGTAAGGTGCGCCCTTGGAAAGAGCTATGACAGCTTTCTTAAACGGCTTACAGAAGATAAAAAACTGCAGGAGGAAATCAATACATGGGTGTCCGCTAATCTTGCAAGTCTTTTGGAAAACAGGAAAGACTTCTTTGAAAACCTTTGGGACAGCCATCAGGAAAATGCGGAAAAATTTCTGGCAGGAAAAATACTGGACCTTGTAAAAAATGAGTTGGGGAATCCTGAAAAAAAGGAAAGAAACGATAAATTCCTCTTAAAACAATGCAGGCGCCACGTCGGCTGGCTCCATGAAAAAATTGCCGGCGGTGTCACCAAAGCGCTCTCTCCTTACGACGGCAGAAAGATGGCAAGCATGGCAAAGAACAGTGTCGAAAATGAAGTGCAGGCTATCCGGATTAACGGTACCATCATCGGCGGTATGGCAGGACTGCTCTTCTATCTTGCGGTATGGGCGGGAGGGATTTTCTGA
- a CDS encoding FMN-binding protein — translation MKNLKKYGAAAAAGLVAATLLSGCGDTKEAPASEGSTKSGLTQYKPPKVDTKGLLSKAKDGTFEGKSAANGEGEYSIISITVKDHKITAATFDGFLKDGKRKGEDYGKTNGKIENKVYYNKAQLALKANKTYAEALLQKQELNKVDGISGATLSYKQFFDAAQRALEEAGK, via the coding sequence ATGAAAAATTTAAAGAAATATGGCGCTGCGGCTGCAGCCGGCCTGGTGGCAGCGACGCTGCTCAGCGGCTGCGGTGATACCAAAGAAGCGCCTGCGTCCGAAGGCAGCACAAAATCGGGGCTGACCCAATATAAACCGCCGAAAGTGGACACGAAAGGGCTCCTTTCCAAGGCGAAAGACGGTACCTTTGAAGGAAAGAGCGCCGCAAATGGAGAAGGAGAGTATTCCATTATTTCCATTACGGTGAAAGACCATAAAATCACGGCAGCTACTTTTGACGGCTTCCTGAAAGACGGAAAACGGAAAGGGGAGGATTATGGAAAAACAAACGGAAAAATAGAAAATAAGGTTTATTACAACAAAGCCCAGCTTGCATTGAAAGCAAATAAAACTTATGCGGAAGCGCTGCTGCAGAAACAGGAGTTGAATAAAGTCGATGGCATCTCCGGTGCTACCCTTTCCTATAAGCAGTTTTTCGATGCGGCGCAGCGTGCTTTGGAAGAAGCGGGCAAATAA
- a CDS encoding ABC transporter ATP-binding protein, with protein MSLLKLTDVGMLYGGRVPALEHINLTVEKGDWLAVMGPSGSGKTTLMNIIGCMDKHTSGEVILDGINLNEVSKNELTQIRRDKIGMVFQQFHLIPYLTAVENLMVAQYYHSIPDKKEAMEALARVGLEDRAGHLPSELSGGEQQRVCIARALINYPVLILADEPTGNLDEKNEKLVMNLFRELNEEGHTIITVTHSDHVGKAAKRIVIIEHGHMREGGEEEKA; from the coding sequence ATGAGTCTTTTAAAATTAACCGATGTGGGCATGCTCTACGGCGGGCGTGTTCCTGCACTGGAACATATCAACCTGACCGTGGAAAAAGGAGACTGGCTCGCCGTCATGGGGCCGTCCGGTTCAGGAAAAACCACGCTGATGAATATCATCGGCTGTATGGATAAACACACTTCGGGGGAAGTCATCCTTGACGGAATCAATCTGAATGAAGTGTCCAAAAACGAACTGACACAGATCCGGCGTGATAAAATCGGCATGGTGTTTCAGCAGTTCCATCTGATTCCCTATCTGACGGCTGTGGAAAATTTGATGGTCGCCCAATACTATCACAGCATTCCCGACAAGAAAGAAGCCATGGAAGCCCTGGCCCGTGTCGGTCTTGAAGACAGGGCGGGTCACCTGCCGAGCGAGCTTTCCGGCGGCGAACAGCAGCGCGTGTGTATCGCAAGAGCTTTGATCAATTATCCGGTCCTCATTCTTGCCGATGAACCGACAGGAAATCTGGATGAGAAAAATGAAAAACTGGTCATGAACCTTTTCCGTGAACTCAATGAAGAAGGGCATACCATCATTACCGTTACCCATTCCGACCATGTCGGCAAAGCGGCAAAACGGATCGTTATCATCGAGCATGGACATATGCGTGAAGGAGGAGAAGAAGAAAAAGCATGA
- a CDS encoding ABC transporter permease: MNIKRLHMYLVMVTNALLRRKLRMFIALLAVAIGATIISGMITVYKEVPEQMGREFRAYGANLLLLPANGKATMEEAAVAPVYDMLKDKEIIGAAPFLYERLKINESPVLTGGTDFNEIRKASPYWQINGEMPKENSKEILLGYELSERFQAKPGSQVIVALGDGTKEETYTVSGIVRTGGKEEQFAYVDIKSLWDFLGKPNLLSMVQVSVVANSGDLEALAARMAAETPDVHPQTVKQIAASEQTVLGKLQALVLLVTVVVLLLTLVCVGTTMTEVVSERRREIGLKKALGATNRNIAGEFFGESCMLGFIGGIIGTGCGYLFALAVGVNVFGRSLEVSFPIAIMTIILSIVVTAVATMLPVRTAVKVEPAIVLRGE; encoded by the coding sequence ATGAATATAAAACGATTACATATGTACCTGGTCATGGTGACAAATGCGCTTCTGCGGAGAAAGCTGAGAATGTTTATTGCCCTTTTGGCGGTGGCTATCGGTGCGACAATTATTTCGGGCATGATCACGGTATATAAAGAAGTACCCGAGCAGATGGGGCGTGAATTCCGCGCATACGGTGCAAATCTCCTCCTGCTTCCCGCCAACGGGAAAGCAACCATGGAGGAGGCGGCTGTCGCTCCCGTTTATGATATGCTGAAAGACAAAGAAATAATCGGTGCGGCGCCTTTCCTTTATGAACGTTTGAAGATTAATGAGTCACCCGTACTTACCGGCGGCACTGATTTCAATGAGATCAGAAAGGCAAGCCCCTACTGGCAGATCAATGGAGAAATGCCGAAAGAAAATTCCAAAGAAATACTCCTTGGCTATGAGCTGTCCGAACGCTTTCAGGCGAAACCGGGGTCGCAGGTTATCGTAGCGCTTGGCGACGGAACGAAGGAAGAAACATATACTGTTTCGGGCATTGTCCGCACCGGAGGCAAAGAAGAACAATTTGCCTATGTGGATATTAAGAGCCTTTGGGATTTTCTGGGAAAGCCGAATCTTCTGAGTATGGTACAGGTGAGTGTTGTGGCGAATTCAGGAGACCTGGAAGCTCTTGCGGCCCGTATGGCGGCCGAAACACCCGATGTCCATCCGCAGACAGTAAAGCAGATTGCCGCATCGGAACAGACCGTCCTCGGCAAACTGCAGGCCCTTGTTCTGCTCGTTACGGTAGTTGTTCTTCTTCTGACGCTTGTCTGTGTGGGAACGACGATGACCGAAGTCGTTTCTGAACGGCGCCGTGAAATCGGTTTGAAGAAAGCCCTTGGGGCAACGAACAGAAATATAGCAGGAGAGTTTTTCGGAGAAAGCTGTATGCTCGGCTTTATCGGCGGAATAATCGGCACAGGATGCGGATATCTTTTTGCTCTTGCCGTCGGAGTCAATGTTTTTGGCAGGAGTCTTGAAGTTTCATTTCCCATTGCGATTATGACGATTATTCTTTCCATTGTAGTGACAGCTGTGGCGACGATGCTGCCTGTACGAACCGCTGTAAAAGTGGAGCCGGCCATCGTCCTGCGTGGTGAATAA
- a CDS encoding ABC transporter permease, with amino-acid sequence MFWQMVKGAILRQGRQLLFVALTVALGISLATAMLNVMFDVGEKVNQELKAFGANITVTSKNSSILKDIYGLDDESAPKEYLKESDLGQIKTIFWTNNIVALSPHLNGHVTLDNGVSVPVSGTWFDHKMDLPTGEVFVTGEQYLKSWWQVDGEWPEEKEENSVLVGKDLAASLHVKKGDTLYYTNKDGTKGSFTVSGILTGGGEEDGEIIAYLPAVQKALGLEGKVDTVTVSAMTTPENELARRAAANPKSLSIKEYEIWYCTSYVSSIAYQIEEVIHGSVARPVRQIAESEGRILDKTQLLMLLITVLSLLSATMGVSNLVSANIMERSRELGLLKALGATDVSVIILVLSEIFMAGLAGGILGYFVGIGFAQIIGHAVFGSGIAVNLIVIPILIVLLILMILLGSLPAIRSILRLRPAIVLHGR; translated from the coding sequence TTGTTCTGGCAAATGGTAAAAGGCGCCATACTCCGGCAGGGGCGCCAGCTTCTTTTCGTGGCGCTTACCGTAGCCCTCGGCATTTCACTGGCAACGGCAATGCTGAATGTCATGTTTGACGTAGGAGAAAAGGTGAATCAGGAACTGAAAGCCTTTGGCGCAAATATCACGGTGACGTCAAAAAATTCCTCCATTCTGAAAGATATTTACGGGCTGGACGATGAATCGGCACCGAAAGAATACTTGAAAGAATCTGACCTGGGGCAAATCAAGACTATCTTTTGGACAAATAACATTGTCGCCCTGTCTCCCCATCTGAACGGCCATGTCACGTTGGACAACGGTGTATCTGTTCCTGTTTCAGGCACATGGTTTGATCATAAGATGGATCTTCCCACCGGTGAAGTTTTCGTTACAGGAGAGCAATATCTCAAGTCCTGGTGGCAGGTAGATGGAGAATGGCCTGAAGAAAAAGAAGAAAATTCCGTTCTTGTGGGGAAGGATCTGGCGGCTTCCCTGCATGTAAAAAAGGGAGACACCCTTTACTATACTAATAAGGATGGAACAAAAGGTTCATTTACCGTTTCAGGCATTCTTACCGGCGGCGGTGAAGAAGACGGTGAAATTATCGCGTATCTTCCGGCTGTGCAGAAAGCTCTCGGTCTGGAAGGAAAGGTGGATACCGTCACTGTCAGCGCCATGACGACACCCGAAAACGAATTGGCCCGCCGTGCCGCTGCCAATCCGAAAAGCCTTTCTATCAAAGAATATGAAATCTGGTATTGTACTTCATATGTAAGCTCCATCGCTTATCAGATCGAAGAGGTCATCCACGGTTCCGTGGCCCGTCCTGTCCGGCAGATTGCCGAATCGGAAGGGCGTATTCTGGATAAGACACAGCTTCTTATGCTTCTCATCACTGTCCTTTCCCTGCTTTCTGCCACCATGGGGGTTTCTAACCTGGTCAGCGCAAATATCATGGAAAGAAGCAGGGAACTGGGGCTGCTGAAGGCCCTCGGCGCAACGGATGTTTCGGTAATCATCCTAGTCCTGTCAGAAATTTTTATGGCAGGTCTGGCGGGTGGTATCTTAGGCTATTTTGTAGGGATCGGCTTTGCGCAGATTATCGGTCATGCCGTTTTCGGATCGGGTATTGCGGTGAACCTGATTGTCATTCCGATTCTCATCGTGCTTCTGATTCTTATGATCCTGCTTGGCAGTCTGCCTGCGATTCGTTCGATTCTCAGGCTCCGTCCGGCAATTGTTCTCCATGGCAGGTGA
- a CDS encoding DUF2318 domain-containing protein gives MMQFQMFLQQLIPAMEFGTALMTPLAVLLAILYSCDGGNLRKTFRKAAYWGFWGSVFIMAAKQGTRNAVSREGFEGLMAFFAIISELILAGVLLGSSEKFMKRLGIFKKGVIINVLALTMYYGMEIWLIPVTTVLNVNNPFSAEMLIRMLGFATGLFIAVVGSWLIYHAAKSLNDKRLYTVFLIQVAALLIQQIIYLVQILMARGILPARYLIKVMAPVIDHQDWFIFIVFIVVFAVPAALFSQKCPARPAGCNPAQYRKIVADDIHKKRWGKASVGALIVMIILSSVGSAYANKKEELVPAVSVTAKDQMVSIDINKVNDGHLHRFAYRTKKGTQVRFIVVLKGGSAYGVGLDCCEICGPTGYIEREGQIVCKLCDVVMNKQTIGLPGGCNPIPVKYGVGNGQIRIEQKELDAAAKYFR, from the coding sequence ATGATGCAGTTTCAAATGTTTCTGCAGCAGCTTATTCCCGCCATGGAATTCGGTACTGCGCTTATGACGCCGCTGGCAGTGCTGCTTGCTATTCTGTACAGTTGTGACGGAGGGAATCTTCGCAAAACTTTCAGAAAAGCTGCTTATTGGGGATTTTGGGGCTCTGTCTTCATCATGGCGGCCAAACAGGGGACAAGAAATGCGGTCAGCCGTGAAGGGTTTGAGGGATTGATGGCATTTTTCGCCATTATCAGCGAACTTATTCTGGCAGGTGTGCTTCTCGGTTCATCCGAAAAATTCATGAAGCGGCTTGGCATTTTTAAAAAGGGCGTCATTATCAACGTACTGGCTCTTACGATGTACTACGGCATGGAAATATGGCTCATTCCCGTGACCACCGTACTGAATGTGAATAATCCGTTTTCTGCGGAAATGCTTATCCGCATGCTCGGATTTGCTACAGGATTATTTATTGCTGTCGTGGGGAGCTGGCTCATTTACCATGCGGCAAAATCGCTGAACGACAAACGGCTGTATACTGTATTTCTTATACAGGTGGCGGCGCTTTTAATTCAGCAGATTATTTATCTTGTCCAGATTCTGATGGCAAGGGGAATTCTTCCTGCACGGTACCTGATCAAGGTGATGGCACCGGTTATTGATCACCAGGACTGGTTTATTTTCATTGTGTTTATCGTGGTCTTTGCGGTTCCTGCCGCATTGTTTTCACAGAAATGCCCGGCGAGGCCGGCAGGCTGCAATCCTGCACAGTATAGGAAAATCGTAGCAGACGATATACATAAAAAGCGCTGGGGCAAGGCTTCCGTAGGCGCGCTCATCGTGATGATCATTCTTTCCAGCGTGGGCAGTGCTTATGCAAACAAAAAGGAAGAATTGGTTCCTGCGGTGTCCGTTACCGCAAAGGATCAGATGGTGAGCATTGATATCAATAAGGTGAATGACGGACATCTCCACCGTTTTGCCTATCGGACGAAGAAAGGGACGCAAGTGCGTTTCATCGTGGTGCTGAAAGGCGGCTCCGCTTACGGAGTCGGACTGGACTGCTGTGAAATCTGCGGGCCGACAGGCTATATTGAAAGAGAAGGACAAATCGTCTGCAAACTTTGCGATGTGGTTATGAATAAGCAAACAATCGGACTTCCCGGCGGCTGCAACCCGATTCCCGTAAAATATGGAGTAGGGAACGGACAGATCCGGATCGAGCAGAAAGAGCTGGATGCCGCGGCGAAGTATTTCCGTTAG
- a CDS encoding iron transporter, protein MNSFKKVFTAGLAAAALLAGGMTASAGFQEYPIGDEQEDTVNHFKVALVYFQPVQMEPEGSMLAADKADIHMETDIHATEGNECGFGIGEWIPYLTVHYKLTKVQTGESIEGVFMPMSADDGPHYGANLKLLGAGTYECEFSIDSPARQNYSLHVDKETGVTGHFWEEPVVMKWTFDYVPRNW, encoded by the coding sequence ATGAACAGTTTCAAAAAAGTTTTTACCGCAGGACTTGCTGCCGCTGCATTATTGGCGGGAGGCATGACGGCTTCCGCAGGATTCCAGGAATATCCGATCGGCGATGAACAGGAAGATACCGTCAACCACTTCAAAGTGGCCCTCGTATATTTCCAGCCTGTACAGATGGAACCGGAAGGCTCCATGCTGGCAGCGGATAAGGCGGATATCCATATGGAGACCGATATCCATGCCACGGAAGGCAACGAATGCGGCTTCGGTATCGGAGAATGGATCCCGTACCTCACCGTCCACTATAAACTGACCAAAGTGCAGACCGGCGAGTCTATTGAAGGCGTATTCATGCCGATGAGCGCTGATGACGGCCCGCACTACGGCGCAAACCTGAAGCTTCTTGGCGCAGGTACATATGAATGCGAATTTTCCATTGACAGCCCGGCACGTCAGAATTACAGCCTCCATGTAGATAAGGAAACAGGCGTTACCGGTCATTTCTGGGAAGAACCGGTCGTCATGAAATGGACTTTCGACTACGTTCCGCGCAATTGGTAA
- a CDS encoding FTR1 family iron permease has product MKKRTMKFLYSIAAALFLLLTAALPAEAAQNWMQVYAHVEQMINKGVEQYNNGDLEGAKKIINDSYYGVYENDGLEKAIRTTISSKNANLTEYQYSELKKAIRENRGKDAVRGEADKLLSMMKNDIESLDSKGAGGGRWTSFWPAFLIMLREGMEAILVLVAIMAYLAKSGNKKYLGTVYNYSIAAVAASFITAYIFSVILGKFTGGASREAIEGVTALIAVAVLLSVGFWMGGKAKGDEWKKYIESMMKTTITTGKARALGLAAFLAVYREGAEVILFYQALFNGASGDTDMIWFGFGTGCAVLAVIFAVIRLGLFRIPLRPFFIITSILMYLMAVSFAGGGISSLQEAQLVPQTVITASWFPNIDWLGLYPTYESVGLQLALLIAAGITLIVRGRKRA; this is encoded by the coding sequence ATGAAAAAAAGAACGATGAAATTTTTATATAGTATCGCAGCAGCGCTGTTTCTCTTGCTGACTGCGGCACTGCCTGCCGAAGCGGCACAGAACTGGATGCAGGTCTATGCCCATGTGGAGCAGATGATCAATAAGGGCGTCGAACAATATAATAACGGCGATTTAGAAGGCGCGAAAAAAATAATCAATGATTCTTACTATGGGGTTTACGAAAATGACGGGCTGGAAAAAGCAATCAGGACGACTATTTCTTCGAAGAACGCCAACCTGACGGAATATCAGTACAGCGAGCTGAAAAAAGCGATTCGTGAAAATAGGGGTAAAGATGCGGTTCGCGGAGAAGCCGATAAACTTCTTTCTATGATGAAAAATGATATCGAGTCTCTTGACAGCAAAGGGGCAGGCGGCGGGCGGTGGACTTCTTTCTGGCCGGCATTCCTGATCATGCTTCGCGAAGGGATGGAAGCGATTCTCGTTCTTGTAGCGATTATGGCGTATCTGGCGAAGTCGGGAAATAAAAAATACCTCGGCACCGTTTACAACTATTCCATTGCTGCTGTGGCGGCAAGCTTTATCACTGCTTATATTTTCAGCGTTATCCTCGGTAAGTTTACCGGCGGCGCGTCAAGAGAAGCTATTGAAGGCGTGACGGCCCTTATTGCTGTCGCTGTTCTTCTGTCCGTCGGATTTTGGATGGGCGGAAAGGCAAAAGGCGATGAATGGAAGAAATATATAGAAAGTATGATGAAAACGACCATTACCACAGGAAAAGCGAGGGCTCTCGGGCTGGCGGCGTTCCTTGCGGTGTACCGTGAAGGGGCGGAAGTGATTCTTTTCTACCAGGCGCTTTTTAACGGCGCTTCAGGGGATACTGATATGATTTGGTTCGGATTCGGGACCGGATGTGCGGTTCTTGCTGTTATTTTTGCCGTTATCCGTCTGGGGCTGTTCCGTATACCGCTCCGTCCTTTCTTTATCATCACAAGTATTCTGATGTACCTTATGGCTGTCAGCTTCGCCGGCGGCGGAATCAGCTCTTTGCAGGAAGCCCAGCTTGTTCCCCAGACGGTAATTACCGCTTCCTGGTTCCCAAATATTGACTGGCTTGGCCTTTATCCGACTTATGAGTCTGTGGGGCTCCAGCTTGCGCTTCTTATTGCTGCAGGTATCACGCTGATTGTCCGTGGAAGAAAGCGTGCGTAA
- a CDS encoding TonB family protein encodes MHYRTNWLVVILLALGLHGAVFGGLILVRPLLDGSAEEVASEVGTTIELEDAPQSGEGEETKDPGYEDGAEGGSLVGEALPGKGLENIKAADISNEPAAETDIVKVMEERENPPPDTEPEPLEETEADVPEEKADTEPIVAENEKDAVKKFQQQIEDAKKDPKKKISSTIVVKKKGDGSTHTMGQPPKIIVDSYPPEGMYTFKGVVRVFTTIGEDGKVKKTKVAVTSGRRGVDELAMAFCRRWTFKPALDSKGQPMECIKLIRIPFNLPPEKMKDQIDRNT; translated from the coding sequence ATGCATTATCGTACGAACTGGCTTGTCGTTATTCTTCTGGCGCTTGGTCTCCATGGTGCCGTCTTTGGCGGACTGATATTGGTAAGGCCGCTGCTGGACGGATCGGCGGAGGAAGTCGCGTCGGAAGTGGGAACAACCATTGAATTGGAAGATGCACCGCAAAGCGGTGAGGGGGAAGAAACGAAAGATCCCGGCTATGAAGATGGTGCGGAGGGAGGTTCTCTTGTAGGAGAGGCACTTCCCGGCAAAGGGCTGGAAAATATAAAAGCGGCGGATATTTCTAATGAGCCGGCAGCGGAAACGGATATCGTGAAAGTTATGGAGGAACGGGAAAACCCGCCTCCCGATACGGAACCGGAACCTTTGGAAGAGACGGAAGCCGACGTTCCCGAAGAAAAGGCGGATACTGAACCGATCGTTGCGGAAAATGAAAAAGATGCGGTGAAGAAATTCCAGCAACAAATTGAAGACGCAAAAAAAGATCCGAAGAAAAAAATATCAAGTACTATCGTGGTGAAGAAAAAAGGTGACGGCAGTACGCATACGATGGGTCAGCCGCCGAAAATCATCGTGGATTCTTATCCGCCGGAAGGAATGTATACATTTAAAGGCGTTGTCCGTGTGTTTACGACGATCGGAGAAGATGGGAAGGTAAAGAAGACAAAGGTGGCGGTTACTTCAGGGCGGCGCGGTGTGGATGAGCTGGCGATGGCGTTCTGCCGCCGCTGGACGTTCAAACCGGCGCTCGACTCGAAAGGACAGCCCATGGAATGTATCAAATTGATCCGTATACCGTTCAATCTGCCGCCGGAAAAGATGAAAGATCAAATTGACAGGAATACATAG
- a CDS encoding ExbD/TolR family protein codes for MRGKRNFHLLSQPEVIIIPMIDIMLFLLVFFMVSTIYMVHLNTLPVNLPAAQAARSETKPTVVSVTVNKAGHVFYDMDAKPTAGISERVKKTLAEKPETIFVIRGDRDTNYADITSVLDSLKAAGARHVSLAAESGKR; via the coding sequence ATGAGGGGGAAGCGGAATTTCCATCTGCTCTCGCAGCCGGAGGTCATCATTATCCCGATGATTGATATCATGCTCTTCCTGCTGGTATTTTTCATGGTGAGCACGATTTATATGGTTCATCTGAATACGCTTCCTGTTAATTTGCCTGCAGCGCAGGCGGCGCGATCGGAAACGAAGCCGACAGTGGTTTCTGTCACGGTGAATAAGGCGGGCCATGTCTTTTATGATATGGATGCAAAACCGACGGCTGGTATTTCCGAAAGGGTAAAGAAAACGCTTGCGGAAAAGCCGGAGACCATATTCGTCATCCGCGGGGACAGGGATACGAATTATGCGGATATTACAAGTGTGCTTGATTCGTTGAAGGCCGCGGGAGCGCGCCATGTCTCCCTGGCAGCAGAATCGGGGAAGAGGTAG